The following are encoded together in the Bos mutus isolate GX-2022 chromosome 3, NWIPB_WYAK_1.1, whole genome shotgun sequence genome:
- the EXTL2 gene encoding exostosin-like 2 — MRCCHICKLPGRVMGIRVLRLSLVVILVLLLVAGALTTLLPNIKEDKMLTLRREIKSQGKPTQDSFTLIMQTYNRTDLLLRLLNHYQAVPYLHKVIVIWNNVGEKGPEELWNSLGPHPVPVNFKAQTTNRMRNRLQVFPELETKAVLMVDDDLLISAQDLVFAFSVWQQFPDQIVGFVPRKHVSTSSGIYSYGGFELQTPGFGNGDHYSLVLIGASFFHSKYLELFERQPAAVHALLDETQNCDDIAMNFIIAKHTGKTSGVFVKPVNIANLEKETTGGYSGMWHRAEHFLQRSYCINKLVNIYDSMPLKYSNIMISQFGFPYANHKSKM; from the exons ATGAG GTGTTGCCACATCTGCAAGCTCCCAGGAAGAGTGATGGGAATTCGTGTGCTTCGTCTCTCTTTGGTGGTCATCCTTGTGTTACTGCTGGTAGCTGGGGCTTTAACCACTTTACTCCCTAATATCAAAGAAGACAAGATGCTCACTTTGCGTAGGGAAATAAAATCTCAGGGCAAGCCCACCCAGGATTCCTTTACTCTCATAATGCAGACGTACAATAGAACAGATCTCTTATTGAGACTTTTAAATCATTATCAGGCAGTTCCATATCTGCATAAAGTGATTGTGATATGGAACAATGTTGGGGAGAAGGGACCAGAGGAGTTGTGGAACTCCCTAGGGCCTCACCCTGTCCCCGTGAACTTCAAAGCACAGACCACAAACAGAATGAGAAATCGACTCCAGGTCTTTCCTGAACTGGAAACCAAAG cgGTGTTAATGGTAGATGATGACTTGCTGATTAGCGCCCAGGACCTTGTTTTCGCTTTTTCTGTGTGGCAG caATTTCCTGATCAAATTGTAGGATTTGTTCCCAGAAAGCATGTGTCTACTTCCTCTGGTATCTACAGCTATGGAGGTTTTGAACTGCAGACACCAGGGTTTGGAAATGGTGATCATTACTCGCTGGTCCTGATTGGAGCCTCCTTCTTCCACAGCAAATACCTGGAACTCTTTGAGAGGCAGCCTGCAGCCGTCCATGCTTTGTTAGATGAGACGCAGAACTGTGATGACATTGCCATGAATTTTATCATCGCCAAGCACACTGGGAAGACTTCAGGGGTATTTGTGAAACCTGTAAACATAgccaatttagaaaaagaaactacCGGTGGCTATTCTGGAATGTGGCATCGAGCTGAGCACTTTCTGCAGAGGTCTTATTGTATAAATAAGCTTGTTAACATCTATGACAGCATGCCCTTAAAATACTCCAACATTATGATTTCTCAGTTTGGTTTTCCATATGCCAATCACAAAAGTAAAATGTGA